Proteins from a genomic interval of Aquabacterium sp. J223:
- a CDS encoding DUF3106 domain-containing protein, translated as MLFRLLAAALLLTTVLPAPLLAAGGNGLPALSSAGTLQWRQLTPAQREVLAPLESEWPAIDPTRREKWLELAARFPAMPLEERERVQARMRSWVQLSPQARSAARLHFQEFRQMSPDERRTRWEQYRELPEDQRRSLAERAAPPATKASAPVRTPSAQPVAKSNTVPAAPAGTQLRPLPSPTVLLQAKPGATTTLVNRTPAPPQHLSPGQPKIAATREDVDPRTLLPRAAKPAAAKPAAAAAPAASAGTAPAAPLPAPPLPDGENANATPAAQ; from the coding sequence ATGCTGTTCCGCCTGCTTGCCGCCGCCCTGCTGCTGACCACCGTCCTGCCGGCGCCGCTGCTCGCGGCCGGCGGCAACGGGCTGCCGGCGCTGTCCAGCGCCGGCACGCTGCAGTGGCGCCAGTTGACGCCGGCGCAGCGCGAGGTGCTCGCGCCGCTGGAAAGCGAGTGGCCCGCGATCGACCCCACCCGCCGCGAGAAATGGCTCGAGCTCGCCGCCCGCTTCCCGGCCATGCCGCTGGAGGAGCGCGAGCGTGTGCAGGCCCGCATGCGCAGCTGGGTCCAGCTGTCGCCGCAGGCGCGCAGCGCGGCGCGGCTCCATTTCCAGGAGTTCCGGCAGATGAGCCCGGACGAGCGCCGCACCCGCTGGGAGCAGTACCGGGAGCTGCCGGAAGACCAGCGTCGCTCGCTCGCCGAACGGGCGGCGCCGCCGGCCACCAAGGCATCGGCGCCCGTTCGCACGCCGAGCGCGCAACCGGTGGCCAAGTCCAACACCGTGCCGGCGGCGCCGGCAGGCACCCAGCTGCGGCCGCTGCCCTCGCCCACCGTGCTGTTGCAGGCCAAGCCGGGCGCCACCACGACGCTGGTGAACCGCACGCCGGCACCGCCCCAGCATTTGTCCCCCGGGCAGCCCAAGATCGCCGCCACCCGGGAGGACGTCGACCCGCGCACGCTGCTGCCCCGCGCGGCGAAGCCGGCGGCCGCCAAGCCGGCCGCCGCTGCAGCGCCCGCGGCCTCGGCCGGCACGGCGCCTGCGGCGCCGCTGCCCGCACCGCCCCTGCCCGACGGCGAGAACGCCAACGCCACCCCTGCGGCCCAATGA
- a CDS encoding DUF3619 family protein, giving the protein MTTTNTHLPRHDLDTLQNRFALRVAARLDEAAADLPPDVETRLRFAREQALARAMAARAPATNAEPATSLLAAGRAAVLGGGGVPWWMKLASFMPLVVLLVGLSLIQQWHQSNQVSAAAEIDAELLSDVVPPDAYSDAGFVEFLKSPHD; this is encoded by the coding sequence ATGACGACCACCAATACCCACCTGCCCCGCCACGACCTGGACACCCTGCAGAACCGCTTCGCGCTGCGCGTGGCGGCGCGGCTGGACGAGGCCGCGGCCGACCTGCCGCCGGACGTGGAGACGCGACTGCGCTTCGCCCGCGAGCAGGCGCTGGCCCGGGCCATGGCGGCCCGAGCGCCGGCGACGAATGCCGAGCCCGCGACCTCGCTGCTGGCCGCGGGTCGGGCGGCGGTGCTCGGCGGGGGCGGCGTGCCGTGGTGGATGAAGCTGGCGTCGTTCATGCCGCTGGTGGTGCTGCTGGTCGGGCTGTCGCTCATCCAGCAGTGGCACCAGAGCAACCAGGTCAGCGCCGCGGCCGAGATCGACGCCGAACTGCTGTCCGACGTCGTGCCGCCGGATGCCTATTCCGACGCCGGGTTCGTCGAGTTCCTGAAGTCGCCGCACGACTGA
- a CDS encoding RNA polymerase sigma factor has product MASDKELADFLKGVEKRAFKRTVYAVRSDDAALDIVQDAMIKLAEKYADRPAAELPLLFQRILSNATMDWFRRQKVRNAVMLNLSDFEPADDDGSFDLLETLEAASHMPGSESAADTVARAQILLTIDTEVQQLPARQREAFLLRYWEELDVAETAAVMGCSEGSVKTHCSRAVHALAKALRAKGIAP; this is encoded by the coding sequence TTGGCCTCCGACAAAGAACTCGCCGACTTCCTCAAGGGGGTGGAGAAGCGGGCCTTCAAGCGCACCGTCTACGCGGTCCGCAGCGACGACGCGGCGCTGGACATCGTCCAGGACGCCATGATCAAGCTGGCCGAGAAGTACGCCGACCGTCCGGCGGCGGAACTGCCGCTGCTGTTCCAGCGCATCCTGTCCAACGCCACGATGGACTGGTTCCGTCGGCAGAAGGTGCGCAACGCCGTGATGCTGAACCTGTCGGACTTCGAGCCGGCGGACGACGACGGCAGCTTCGACCTGCTGGAGACGCTCGAGGCGGCGTCGCACATGCCTGGATCGGAGAGCGCGGCGGACACGGTGGCCCGGGCGCAAATCCTGCTAACGATTGATACCGAAGTGCAGCAGTTGCCGGCCCGTCAACGCGAAGCGTTCCTGCTGCGTTACTGGGAGGAACTGGATGTTGCCGAGACGGCGGCCGTGATGGGCTGCTCGGAAGGCAGCGTCAAAACCCATTGTTCGCGCGCGGTGCACGCCCTGGCCAAGGCGCTGCGCGCCAAGGGTATCGCGCCATGA
- a CDS encoding acetolactate synthase 3 catalytic subunit — MDMSAAEIKRAASAAAPQNSSSSPSSATDELNGSEILVRCLQAEGVKHLWGYPGGAVLYIYDALYKQESIQHVLVRHEQAAVHAADGYARATGEVGVALVTSGPGVTNAVTGIATAYMDSIPMVIITGQVPTAAIGLDAFQECDTVGITRPIVKHNFLVKDVRELAATLKKAFHIARSGRPGPVVVDIPKDVSLKTTAFAYPEKVEMRSYNPVRKGHGGQIRKAVQLLMQAKRPYVYAGGGVVLGNASAELRELTRLLGAPVTNTLMGLGATAASDPQFLGMLGMHGTYEANMTMQHCDVLLAVGARFDDRVIGNPKHFASVERKIVHVDIDPSSISKRVKVDIPIVGDVKEVLVELIAQIKEAQARPDAAALNAWWSQINDWRKRECLSYRKSDEVIKPQHVVETLCRLTRGLDTYVTSDVGQHQMWAAQFYGFEEPRRWINSGGLGTMGVGLPYAMGIKLAKPDSEVFCITGEGSIQMCIQELSTCLQYRTPVKILSLNNRYLGMVRQWQQLDYGGRYSHSYMDALPDFVKLAEAYGHVGIKIEKPSEVEAALREAIAIKDRSVFLDIRTDPTENVWPMVQAGKGISEMLLGSEDL; from the coding sequence ATGGACATGTCTGCCGCGGAGATCAAGCGGGCCGCCTCGGCTGCCGCCCCGCAAAACTCCTCTTCCTCCCCGTCTTCCGCCACCGACGAGCTCAACGGCTCGGAGATCCTCGTGCGCTGCCTGCAGGCCGAGGGTGTCAAGCACCTCTGGGGCTACCCCGGCGGCGCGGTGCTCTACATCTACGACGCGCTGTACAAGCAGGAGAGCATCCAGCACGTGCTGGTGCGCCACGAGCAGGCGGCGGTGCACGCCGCCGACGGCTATGCGCGCGCCACCGGCGAGGTCGGCGTGGCGCTGGTCACCTCCGGCCCCGGCGTGACCAACGCGGTCACCGGCATCGCCACCGCCTACATGGACTCCATCCCGATGGTGATCATCACCGGGCAGGTGCCGACGGCGGCGATCGGGCTGGACGCCTTCCAGGAGTGCGACACCGTCGGCATCACCCGGCCGATCGTCAAGCACAACTTCCTGGTCAAGGACGTGCGCGAACTGGCGGCCACGCTGAAGAAGGCGTTCCACATCGCCCGCAGCGGCCGGCCCGGCCCGGTGGTGGTCGACATCCCCAAGGACGTGTCGCTGAAGACCACCGCCTTCGCCTACCCCGAGAAGGTGGAGATGCGGTCCTACAACCCGGTGCGCAAGGGGCATGGCGGCCAGATCCGCAAGGCGGTGCAGCTGCTGATGCAGGCCAAGCGGCCCTACGTCTACGCCGGCGGCGGCGTCGTGCTGGGCAACGCCTCGGCCGAGCTGCGGGAGTTGACCAGGCTGCTCGGCGCGCCCGTGACCAACACCCTGATGGGCCTGGGCGCCACTGCCGCCAGCGACCCGCAGTTCCTCGGCATGCTGGGCATGCACGGCACCTACGAGGCCAACATGACCATGCAGCACTGCGACGTGCTGCTGGCGGTCGGCGCGCGCTTCGACGACCGGGTGATCGGCAACCCGAAGCACTTCGCCTCGGTGGAGCGCAAGATCGTCCACGTCGACATCGACCCGTCGTCGATCTCCAAGCGGGTGAAGGTCGACATTCCGATCGTCGGCGACGTGAAGGAGGTCCTGGTCGAACTGATCGCGCAGATCAAGGAGGCGCAGGCCCGGCCCGATGCCGCCGCGCTGAACGCCTGGTGGTCGCAGATCAACGACTGGCGCAAGCGCGAGTGCCTGAGCTACCGCAAGAGCGACGAGGTGATCAAGCCGCAGCACGTGGTGGAGACCCTGTGCCGGCTGACCCGCGGGCTGGACACCTACGTCACCAGCGACGTCGGCCAGCACCAGATGTGGGCCGCGCAGTTCTACGGCTTCGAGGAGCCGCGGCGCTGGATCAACTCCGGTGGCCTGGGCACGATGGGCGTCGGCCTGCCCTACGCCATGGGCATCAAGCTGGCGAAGCCCGACAGCGAGGTGTTCTGCATCACCGGCGAGGGCTCGATCCAGATGTGCATCCAGGAGCTGTCCACCTGCCTGCAGTACCGCACGCCGGTGAAGATCCTGTCGCTGAACAACCGCTACCTCGGCATGGTGCGGCAATGGCAGCAGCTGGACTACGGCGGCCGCTACTCGCACAGCTACATGGACGCGCTGCCCGACTTCGTGAAGCTGGCCGAGGCCTACGGCCACGTCGGCATCAAGATCGAGAAGCCATCCGAGGTGGAGGCGGCGCTGCGGGAGGCCATCGCCATCAAGGACCGCTCGGTGTTCCTCGACATCCGCACCGATCCCACCGAGAACGTCTGGCCGATGGTGCAGGCCGGCAAGGGCATTTCGGAGATGCTGCTGGGGTCCGAGGACCTGTGA
- the ilvN gene encoding acetolactate synthase small subunit, producing MKHIIALLLENEPGALSRVVGLFSARGYNIESLVVAPTEDASLSRMTIVTSGSDDVIEQITKHLNRLIEVVKVVDLTEGLYTERELLLLKVRAVGKEREEMKRMSDIFRGRIIDVTEKTYTIELTGDGAKLDAFIEAIDRACILETVRTGASGIGRGERILRV from the coding sequence ATGAAACACATCATTGCCCTGCTGCTGGAGAACGAGCCCGGTGCGCTGTCTCGCGTGGTCGGCCTCTTTTCCGCCCGCGGCTACAACATCGAGAGCCTGGTGGTCGCGCCGACCGAGGACGCATCGCTGTCGCGCATGACCATCGTCACCTCCGGCTCGGACGACGTGATCGAGCAGATCACCAAGCACCTGAACCGGCTGATCGAGGTGGTGAAGGTGGTGGACCTCACCGAAGGCCTGTACACCGAGCGCGAACTGCTGCTGCTCAAGGTGCGGGCCGTCGGCAAGGAGCGCGAGGAGATGAAACGCATGTCCGACATCTTCCGCGGGCGCATCATCGACGTCACCGAGAAGACCTACACCATCGAGCTGACCGGCGACGGCGCCAAGCTGGACGCCTTCATCGAGGCGATCGACCGCGCCTGCATCCTGGAAACCGTGCGCACCGGCGCCAGCGGCATCGGCCGCGGCGAGCGAATCCTGCGGGTCTGA
- the ilvC gene encoding ketol-acid reductoisomerase has product MKVYYDKDADLSLIKGKNVTIIGYGSQGHAHAQNLNDSGVKVTVGLRRNGASWSKAEKAGLKVAEVADAVKSADVVMILLPDEQIATVYANDVEPHIREGASLAFAHGFNVHYGQVQPRADLDVWMVAPKAPGHTVRNTYTQGGGVPHLIAVHQDKTGKARDLALSYAAANGGGKAGIIETNFREETETDLFGEQAVLCGGTVELIKAGFETLVEAGYAPEMAYFECLHELKLIVDLIYEGGIANMNYSISNNAEYGEYVTGPRVVNDQTKATMKQVLRDIQTGEYAKSFILENKAGAPTLISRRRLTSEHQIEQVGEKLRAMMPWIKANKLVDKSRN; this is encoded by the coding sequence ATGAAGGTCTACTACGACAAGGACGCCGACCTGAGCCTGATCAAGGGCAAGAACGTCACCATCATCGGCTACGGCTCGCAGGGCCATGCCCATGCCCAGAACCTGAACGACAGCGGCGTGAAGGTGACGGTGGGCCTGCGCCGCAACGGCGCGTCCTGGTCCAAGGCCGAGAAGGCCGGCCTCAAGGTGGCCGAGGTGGCCGACGCGGTCAAGTCGGCCGACGTGGTGATGATCCTGCTGCCGGACGAGCAGATCGCCACCGTGTACGCCAACGACGTCGAGCCCCACATCCGCGAGGGCGCCTCGCTGGCCTTCGCCCACGGCTTCAACGTGCACTACGGCCAGGTGCAGCCGCGCGCGGACCTCGACGTGTGGATGGTCGCGCCCAAGGCGCCCGGCCACACCGTGCGCAACACCTACACCCAGGGCGGCGGGGTGCCGCACCTGATCGCGGTGCACCAGGACAAGACCGGCAAGGCGCGCGACCTGGCGCTGTCCTACGCGGCGGCCAACGGCGGCGGCAAGGCCGGCATCATCGAGACCAACTTCCGCGAGGAGACCGAGACCGACCTGTTCGGCGAGCAGGCGGTGCTGTGCGGCGGCACGGTGGAGCTGATCAAGGCCGGCTTCGAGACGCTGGTCGAAGCCGGCTACGCGCCCGAGATGGCCTACTTCGAGTGCCTGCACGAGCTGAAGCTGATCGTGGACCTGATCTACGAGGGCGGCATCGCCAACATGAACTACTCGATCTCCAACAACGCGGAGTACGGCGAGTACGTCACCGGGCCGCGCGTGGTCAACGACCAGACCAAGGCGACGATGAAGCAGGTGCTGCGCGACATCCAGACCGGCGAGTACGCGAAGAGCTTCATCCTCGAGAACAAGGCCGGCGCGCCGACGCTGATCTCGCGCCGCCGCCTGACGTCCGAGCACCAGATCGAGCAGGTGGGCGAGAAGCTGCGGGCCATGATGCCGTGGATCAAGGCCAACAAGCTGGTCGACAAGAGCCGCAACTGA
- a CDS encoding phosphatidylserine decarboxylase codes for MNYPHPILAREGWPFIAIAFVVAVLGSFFLPGFLAILLWLVLAFVVQFFRDPPRPIPADPLAVLSPADGRIVKVEKVQDPYAGREALLISVFMNVFNVHSNRVSVDGTVRQVQYSPGSFVNADLDKASTENERNAVVLSTPEGRTVTLVQVAGLIARRILCYVKVGDVLSRGQRYGFIRFGSRVDVYLPLEAQPQVAIGDKVSATSTVLARFPA; via the coding sequence ATGAACTATCCCCACCCGATCCTTGCGCGCGAAGGCTGGCCATTCATCGCCATCGCCTTCGTTGTCGCGGTGCTCGGCTCCTTCTTCCTGCCGGGCTTCCTGGCGATCCTGCTGTGGCTGGTGCTGGCCTTCGTGGTGCAGTTCTTCCGCGATCCGCCGCGGCCCATCCCGGCCGATCCGCTGGCCGTGCTGTCGCCGGCCGACGGGCGCATCGTCAAGGTGGAGAAGGTGCAGGACCCCTATGCCGGCCGTGAGGCGCTGCTCATCAGCGTCTTCATGAACGTGTTCAATGTGCACAGCAACCGGGTGTCGGTGGACGGTACCGTGCGCCAGGTGCAGTACTCGCCCGGGTCCTTCGTCAACGCCGACCTGGACAAGGCGTCGACCGAGAACGAGCGGAACGCGGTGGTGCTGTCCACGCCCGAAGGCCGCACCGTCACGCTGGTGCAGGTGGCGGGACTCATCGCCCGCCGCATCCTGTGCTACGTCAAGGTGGGCGATGTGTTGAGCCGGGGCCAGCGCTACGGCTTCATCCGCTTCGGCTCGCGGGTGGACGTCTACCTGCCGCTGGAAGCCCAGCCGCAGGTGGCGATCGGCGACAAGGTCAGCGCCACCAGCACGGTGCTGGCCCGCTTCCCGGCATGA
- the pssA gene encoding CDP-diacylglycerol--serine O-phosphatidyltransferase, whose protein sequence is MHDRPAESHDDEHDAAEAPHRPRRKGIYILPNLFTLAALFGGFYAIVMAMNGQFELAAIGIFCAAVLDSLDGRVARMTNTQSAFGEQMDSLSDMVSFGAAPALIMYEWALKGLGKLGWLAAFVYCAGAALRLARFNTNIAVVDKRFFQGLPSPAAAALIVGFIWLLDDAQWKDVFRVNWLAWTAFALTLYAGLTMVTNVPFYSFKDVSFKRTVPFIVIVAIALAFALIAYHPPTVLFALFVVYGFSGYGVYLYKRMKGRPVSVIATSTDEPDEAGLHR, encoded by the coding sequence ATCCACGACCGGCCGGCCGAGTCGCACGACGACGAGCACGACGCCGCCGAAGCGCCGCACCGGCCGCGGCGCAAGGGCATCTACATCCTGCCCAACCTGTTCACGCTGGCGGCCCTGTTCGGCGGCTTCTACGCCATCGTGATGGCGATGAACGGCCAGTTCGAACTGGCGGCCATCGGCATCTTCTGCGCGGCGGTGCTGGACAGCCTCGACGGCCGCGTGGCGCGCATGACGAACACACAGAGCGCGTTCGGCGAGCAGATGGACAGCCTGTCCGACATGGTGAGCTTCGGCGCCGCGCCGGCGTTGATCATGTACGAATGGGCGTTGAAGGGCCTGGGCAAGCTGGGCTGGCTGGCCGCCTTCGTCTACTGCGCCGGCGCGGCGCTGCGGCTGGCCCGCTTCAACACCAACATCGCGGTGGTGGACAAGCGCTTCTTCCAGGGCCTGCCCAGCCCGGCGGCCGCGGCGCTGATCGTCGGTTTCATCTGGCTGCTCGACGACGCGCAGTGGAAGGACGTGTTCCGCGTCAACTGGCTGGCCTGGACGGCCTTCGCGCTGACGCTGTACGCCGGGCTGACCATGGTCACCAACGTCCCGTTCTACAGCTTCAAGGACGTCAGCTTCAAGCGCACGGTGCCCTTCATCGTCATCGTCGCCATCGCGCTGGCCTTCGCGCTCATCGCCTACCACCCGCCGACGGTGCTGTTCGCGCTGTTCGTCGTCTACGGCTTTTCGGGGTACGGCGTCTACTTGTACAAGCGCATGAAGGGCCGGCCGGTGAGCGTGATCGCCACCTCGACCGACGAGCCCGACGAAGCCGGCCTGCACCGTTGA
- a CDS encoding 2-isopropylmalate synthase — MSTPDKLVIFDTTLRDGEQSPGASMTREEKLRIARQLERLRVDVIEAGFAASSNGDFEAVKSIADAIKESTVCSLARANDRDIARAAEALRGARSARIHTFIATSALHMEKKLRMTPDQVHEQAKQAVRFARNLCDDIEFSPEDGYRSDVDFLCRVLESVIAEGATTINIPDTVGYAVPELYGHFIRTLRERVPNSDKAIWSVHCHNDLGMAVANSLAGVKLGGARQVECTINGLGERAGNCSLEEVVMAVKTRRDYFGLAVGVDTSQIVPASRMVSQTTGFVVQPNKAVVGANAFAHASGIHQDGVLKARDTYEIMRAEDVGWSANKIVLGKLSGRNAFKQRLQELGVELESEGEVNAAFAKFKDLADRKSDIFDEDIIALVGDESVTAEQEHYRLLSLSQRSETGERPHARVAFACGEQEFHAESAGNGPVDASLKAIESRVQSGAELQLYSVNAITSGSTESQGEVTVRLQLGGRVVNGVGADPDIVVASAKAYLAALNKLHSKTERVAAQG; from the coding sequence ATGAGCACCCCCGACAAGTTGGTCATCTTCGACACCACGTTGCGCGACGGCGAGCAGTCGCCCGGCGCCTCGATGACGCGCGAGGAGAAGCTGCGCATCGCCCGCCAGCTGGAGCGGCTGCGCGTGGACGTGATCGAGGCAGGCTTCGCCGCGTCGTCCAACGGCGACTTCGAGGCGGTCAAGTCGATCGCCGACGCCATCAAGGAGTCGACCGTCTGCTCGCTGGCCCGCGCCAACGACCGCGACATCGCACGCGCGGCGGAGGCGTTGAGGGGTGCGCGGTCGGCCCGCATCCACACCTTCATCGCCACCAGCGCGCTGCACATGGAGAAGAAGCTGCGCATGACGCCGGACCAGGTGCACGAGCAGGCGAAGCAGGCCGTGCGCTTCGCCCGCAACCTGTGCGACGACATCGAGTTCTCGCCGGAGGACGGCTACCGGTCCGACGTCGACTTCCTGTGCCGGGTGCTGGAGAGCGTGATCGCCGAGGGCGCCACCACCATCAACATCCCGGACACCGTGGGCTACGCGGTGCCCGAGTTGTACGGCCACTTCATCCGCACCCTGCGCGAGCGCGTGCCCAACTCGGACAAGGCGATCTGGTCGGTGCATTGCCACAACGACCTCGGCATGGCGGTGGCCAACTCGCTGGCCGGCGTCAAGCTCGGCGGCGCACGCCAGGTCGAGTGCACCATCAACGGGCTGGGCGAGCGCGCCGGCAACTGCTCGCTGGAAGAGGTGGTGATGGCGGTGAAGACGCGGCGCGACTACTTCGGGCTGGCCGTCGGCGTGGACACCAGCCAGATCGTGCCGGCGTCGCGCATGGTCAGCCAGACCACCGGCTTCGTGGTGCAGCCGAACAAGGCGGTGGTGGGGGCCAACGCGTTCGCCCACGCCAGCGGCATCCACCAGGACGGTGTCCTCAAGGCCCGGGACACCTACGAGATCATGCGCGCCGAGGACGTGGGCTGGAGCGCCAACAAGATCGTGCTGGGCAAGCTGTCAGGCCGCAACGCGTTCAAGCAGCGGCTGCAGGAGCTCGGCGTCGAACTGGAGTCCGAAGGCGAGGTCAACGCCGCCTTCGCAAAGTTCAAGGACCTGGCCGACCGCAAGAGCGACATCTTCGACGAGGACATCATCGCGCTGGTCGGCGACGAGAGCGTCACCGCCGAGCAGGAGCACTACCGGCTGCTGTCGCTGTCGCAGCGCTCGGAAACCGGGGAGCGGCCGCACGCCCGCGTCGCCTTCGCCTGCGGCGAGCAGGAGTTCCATGCCGAGAGCGCCGGCAACGGACCGGTGGACGCCAGCCTCAAGGCAATCGAGTCCCGCGTGCAAAGTGGCGCAGAACTGCAGCTCTATTCGGTCAATGCCATCACCAGCGGGTCGACAGAATCACAAGGCGAGGTGACGGTGCGGCTGCAGCTGGGCGGCCGGGTGGTGAACGGGGTCGGCGCCGACCCGGACATCGTCGTCGCTTCGGCCAAGGCCTACCTGGCCGCGCTGAACAAGCTGCACAGCAAGACCGAGCGGGTGGCGGCTCAGGGTTGA
- a CDS encoding serine hydrolase has protein sequence MALAAAIALPMDADAAKKGSSKGRKLSKAAAVARAVAPPTARRAVIVEAARPSFGQLAGLHGTADPLDLKSSVALVMDQDTNEVLLAKNSGAVLPIASITKLMTALVVVEAGQSLDEVLTITQDDVDTEKHSRSRLVVGAQLTRGEMLHLALMASENRAANALGRHHPGGLPVFVAAMNRKAMELGMRDTHYVEPTGLSSRNQASAHDLALLVKSAYQHQLIRELSVSPEHQVAVGSRQLQFRNTNGLVRSRSWDIGLQKTGYISEAGRCVVMQTQLAGRKLIMVLLDSAGKYSRIGDAERIRKWVEGGVPSAGVPPVLPLGGAGLVPKVAS, from the coding sequence ATGGCGCTGGCGGCCGCCATCGCCTTGCCGATGGACGCCGACGCCGCCAAGAAGGGCAGCAGCAAGGGACGCAAGCTGTCGAAGGCCGCGGCGGTCGCCCGCGCGGTGGCCCCGCCCACCGCCCGCCGCGCCGTCATCGTCGAAGCCGCCCGCCCCTCCTTCGGCCAGCTGGCCGGCCTGCACGGCACCGCCGACCCGCTGGACCTCAAGTCCTCCGTCGCGCTGGTGATGGACCAGGACACCAACGAGGTGCTGCTGGCCAAGAACAGCGGGGCGGTGCTGCCCATCGCCTCGATCACCAAGCTGATGACCGCACTCGTGGTGGTCGAAGCCGGGCAGTCGCTGGACGAGGTGCTGACCATCACGCAGGACGACGTCGACACCGAGAAGCACAGCCGCTCGCGGCTGGTGGTCGGCGCACAGCTCACCCGCGGCGAGATGCTGCACCTGGCGCTGATGGCGTCGGAGAACCGGGCGGCCAATGCGCTCGGCCGTCACCATCCCGGTGGCCTGCCGGTCTTCGTCGCCGCGATGAACCGCAAGGCGATGGAGCTGGGCATGCGCGACACCCACTACGTCGAGCCCACCGGCCTGTCCAGCCGCAACCAGGCCAGCGCCCACGACCTGGCGCTGCTGGTCAAGTCGGCCTACCAGCACCAGCTGATCCGCGAGCTGTCGGTGTCGCCGGAGCACCAGGTGGCGGTCGGCTCGCGCCAGCTGCAGTTCCGCAACACCAACGGCCTGGTGCGCAGCCGCAGCTGGGACATCGGCCTGCAGAAGACCGGCTACATCTCCGAAGCCGGCCGCTGCGTGGTCATGCAGACCCAGCTGGCCGGCCGCAAGCTCATCATGGTGCTGCTCGATTCGGCCGGGAAGTACTCGCGCATCGGCGACGCCGAGCGCATCCGCAAATGGGTCGAGGGTGGCGTGCCGAGCGCGGGCGTCCCGCCGGTGTTGCCGCTGGGCGGGGCCGGCCTCGTGCCCAAGGTGGCGTCCTGA
- a CDS encoding IclR family transcriptional regulator: protein MRKKEGNTPTIQVLERTFALLDVLAAHQDPVSLKEISDRTGLHPSTAHRILNDLAAGRLVDRPEAGSYRLGMRLLELGNLVKARLDVRDAALGPMRELHKLTHQPVNLSVRQGDEIVYIERTYSERSGMQVVRAVGGRAPLHLTSVGKLFLAHDDPQRVRAYATRTGLAGHTRNSITDVQVLERELQQVRQATVARDNEELELGVRCMAAGIYDDQDKLVAGLSISAPADRLEDSWMDRLKATALDISTSLGHRPAPNGTRGLGAGGSTVPETQKAPPRAPSH from the coding sequence ATGAGAAAGAAAGAGGGGAACACGCCGACCATTCAGGTGCTTGAACGCACCTTCGCCCTGCTCGACGTGCTGGCAGCGCACCAGGACCCGGTGTCGCTGAAGGAGATCAGCGACCGAACGGGCCTGCACCCGTCGACCGCCCACCGCATTCTGAACGACCTGGCCGCCGGCCGGCTGGTCGACCGGCCGGAAGCGGGCAGCTACCGGCTCGGCATGCGGCTGCTGGAACTGGGCAACCTGGTCAAGGCCCGGCTCGACGTGCGCGACGCCGCCCTCGGCCCGATGCGCGAGCTGCACAAGCTGACGCACCAGCCGGTCAACCTGTCGGTGCGCCAGGGCGACGAGATCGTCTACATCGAGCGCACCTACAGCGAACGCTCGGGCATGCAGGTGGTGCGGGCCGTCGGCGGCCGCGCGCCGCTGCACCTGACCTCGGTGGGCAAGCTGTTCCTCGCCCACGACGACCCGCAGCGCGTGCGCGCCTACGCCACCCGCACCGGCCTGGCCGGCCACACGCGCAACAGCATCACCGACGTGCAGGTGCTGGAACGCGAACTGCAGCAGGTGCGCCAGGCCACCGTGGCCCGCGACAACGAGGAGCTGGAGCTCGGCGTGCGCTGCATGGCCGCCGGCATCTACGACGACCAGGACAAGCTGGTGGCGGGCCTGTCGATCTCCGCCCCCGCCGACCGGCTGGAGGACAGCTGGATGGACCGGCTGAAGGCCACCGCGCTGGACATCTCCACCTCGCTGGGGCACCGGCCGGCGCCCAACGGCACGCGGGGCCTCGGCGCCGGCGGTTCGACGGTGCCCGAAACGCAGAAGGCGCCCCCGAGGGCGCCTTCGCACTGA